The Lates calcarifer isolate ASB-BC8 linkage group LG14, TLL_Latcal_v3, whole genome shotgun sequence genome has a segment encoding these proteins:
- the LOC108888791 gene encoding uncharacterized protein LOC108888791 isoform X28, translated as MMFSSEVYNMDYGLIIFLLTGALVSVASAQTRQYHFVSTPLNWTEAQSFCRQVYTDLATIENTADVSAVNATTSNYTGQAWIGLYDDLVNSWRWSLDNSSFYGEGETEFRNWDLNPVQPNNQLGQQYCVVLYGGRLGTWGDTECSMELQFVCYAGIENGTLVYVIIDNQVNWTQAQRFCRENYVDLASIRNQTENDIITSISNGRFVWIGLYRNNLWSDGSTSLFRNWAAGQPDSGTDNCFTTSFSGSGQWSDDDCSLSLPFICFRTIPPNAEGFRSTGQDETSITLQWNKVNNNVSYILQFDGTEINITAPDGDGPVTHTVSSLTAGTKYTFTLFSVFEDVRSSGVSFTAVTVPSNAGGFRSTGQDETSITLQWNKVNNNVSFTLQFDGTEINITAPDGDGPVTHTVSSLTAATKYTFTLFSVFEDVRSSGVSVTAVTAPSNTGGFRSTGQDETSITLQWNKVNNNVSFTLQFDGTEINITAPDGDGPVTHTVSSLTAGTKYTFTLFSVFEDVRSSGVSVTAVTAPSNTGGFRSTGQDETSITLQWNKVNNNVSFTLQFDGTEINITAPDGDGPVTHTVSSLTAGTKYTFTLFSVFEDVRSSGVSVTAVTAPSNTGGFRSTGQDETSITLQWNKVNNNVSFTLQFDGTEINITAPDGDGPVTHTVSSLTAGTKYTFTLFSVFEDVRSSGVSVTAVTAPSNTGGFRSTGQDETSITLQWNKVNNNVSFTLQFDGTEINITAPDGDGPVTHTVSSLTAGTKYTFTLFSVFEDVRSSGVSVTAVTAPSNTGGFRSTGQDETSITLQWNKVNNNVSFTLQFDGTEINITAPDGDGPVTHTISSLTAGTKYTFTLFSVFEDVRSSGVSVTAVTAPSNTGGFRSTGQDETSITLQWNKVNNNVSFTLQFDGTEINITAPDGDGPVTHTVSSLTAGTKYTFTLFSVFEDVRSSGVSVTAVTAPSNTGGFRSTGQDETSITLQWNKVNNNVSFTLQFDGTEINITAPDGDGPVTHTVSSLTAGTKYTFTLFSVFEDVRSSGVSVTAVTAPSNTGGFRSTGQDETSITLQWNKVNNNVSFTLQFDGTEINITAPDGDGPVTHTVSSLTAGTKYTFTLFSVFEDVRSSGVSVTAVTAPSNTGGFRSTGQDETSITLQWNKVNNNVSFTLQFDGTEINITAPDGDGPVTHTISSLTAGTKYTFTLFSVFEDVRSSGVSVTAVTAPSNTGGFRSTGQDETSITLQWNKVNNNVSFTLQFDGTEINITAPDGDGPVTHTVSSLTAGTKYTFTLFSVFEDVRSSGVSVTAVTAPSNAGNFRSTGQDETSITLQWNKVNNNVSYILQFDGTEINITAPDGDGPVTHTVSSLTAGTKYTFTLFSVLEDIRSSGVSFTAVTAPSNTGGFRSTGQDETSITLQWNKVNNNVSFTLQFDGTEINITAPDGDGPVTHTVSSLTAGTKYTFTLFSVFEDVRSSGVSVTAVTAPSNTGGFRSTGQDETSITLQWNKVNNNVSFTLQFDGTEINITAPDGDGPVTHTVSSLTAGTKYTFTLFSVFEDIRSSGVSFTAVTAPSNAGNFRSTGQDETSITLQWNKVNNNVSYILQFDGTEINITAPDGDGPVTHTVSSLTAGTKYTFTLFSVFEDVRSSGVSFTAVTGEILNFFSVLLM; from the exons ATGATG ttttcttCAGAGGTTTATAACATGGATTATGGGCTGATCATCTTTTTGCTCACAG gaGCATTGGTCAGTGTTGCCTCTGCCCAAACTCGTCAGTATCACTTTGTGAGCACGCCACTGAACtggactgaagctcagagctTCTGCCGACAGGTCTATACTGACCTGGCCACCATagaaaacacagctgatgtCAGTGCCGTTAATGCTACTACATCAAACTACACAG GCCAGGCTTGGATAGGTCTCTATGATGATTTGGTAAACAGCTGGAGATGGTCCCTGGATAACAGCAGCTTCTAtggagaaggagaaacagagtTTAGAAATTGGGATTTGAATCCTGTTCAGCCCAACAATCAACTAGGACAACAGTACTGTGTGGTATTATATGGTGGCCGTTTGGGCACATGGGGAGACACTGAATGCAGCATGGAACTTCAGTTTGTGTGCTATGCTG GCATAGAAAATGGCACACTGGTCTATGTTATAATTGACAATCAGGTGAATTGGACTCAAGCTCAGAGATTCTGCAGGGAGAATTATGTTGACCTAGCCAG TATAAGaaatcagacagaaaatgacatcATCACAAGCATATCAAATGGGAGATTTGTGTGGATTGGTCTGTACCGGAATAACCTGTGGTCTGATGGGAGCACCTCTCTGTTTCGAAACTGGGCCGCTGGACAGCCAGACTCTGGGACAGATAACTGTTTCACCACATCATTCAGTGGCTCAGGACAGTGGTCAGATGATGATTGCTCCCTCAGCTTGCCATTCATCTGTTTCAGAACAA TTCCACCCAACGCAGAAGGCTTCAGATCAACAGGACAAGATGAGACCAGTATCactctgcagtggaataaaGTCAACAACAATGTCAGCTATATTCTCCAGTTTGATGGGACAGAGATAAACATCACTGCACCAGATGGAGATGGACCAGTAACTCACACAGTCTCATCTCTCACTGCTGGAACCAAAtacacattcactctcttctctgtgtttgaggacGTCAGAAGCAGTGGAGTAAGCTTTACTGCAGTCACTG TTCCTTCAAATGCAGGAGGCTTCAGGTCAACAGGACAAGATGAGACCAGTATCactctgcagtggaataaaGTCAACAACAATGTCAGCTTTACTCTCCAGTTTGATGGTACAGAGATAAACATCACTGCACCAGATGGAGATGGACCAGTAACTCACACAGTCTCATCTCTCACTGCTGCAACCAAAtacacattcactctcttctctgtgtttgaggacGTCAGAAGCAGTGGAGTAAGCGTTACTGCAGTCACTG ctcctTCAAACACAGGAGGCTTCAGGTCAACAGGACAAGATGAGACCAGTATCactctgcagtggaataaaGTCAACAACAATGTCAGCTTTACTCTCCAGTTTGATGGAACAGAGATAAACATCACTGCACCAGATGGAGATGGACCAGTAACTCACACAGTCTCATCTCTCACTGCTGGAACCAAAtacacattcactctcttctctgtgtttgaggacGTCAGAAGCAGTGGAGTAAGCGTTACTGCAGTCACTG ctcctTCAAACACAGGAGGCTTCAGGTCAACAGGACAAGATGAGACCAGTATCactctgcagtggaataaaGTCAACAACAATGTCAGCTTTACTCTCCAGTTTGATGGAACAGAGATAAACATCACTGCACCAGATGGAGATGGACCAGTAACTCACACAGTCTCATCTCTCACTGCTGGAACCAAAtacacattcactctcttctctgtgtttgaggacGTCAGAAGCAGTGGAGTAAGCGTTACTGCAGTCACTG ctcctTCAAACACAGGAGGCTTCAGGTCAACAGGACAAGATGAGACCAGTATCactctgcagtggaataaaGTCAACAACAATGTCAGCTTTACTCTCCAGTTTGATGGAACAGAGATAAACATCACTGCACCAGATGGAGATGGACCAGTAACTCACACAGTCTCATCTCTCACTGCTGGAACCAAAtacacattcactctcttctctgtgtttgaggacGTCAGAAGCAGTGGAGTAAGTGTTACTGCAGTCACTG ctcctTCAAACACAGGAGGCTTCAGATCAACAGGACAAGATGAGACCAGTATCactctgcagtggaataaaGTCAACAACAATGTCAGCTTTACTCTCCAGTTTGATGGAACAGAGATAAACATCACTGCACCAGATGGAGATGGACCAGTAACTCACACAGTCTCATCTCTCACTGCTGGAACCAAAtacacattcactctcttctctgtgtttgaggacGTCAGAAGCAGTGGAGTAAGCGTTACTGCAGTCACTG ctcctTCAAACACAGGAGGCTTCAGGTCAACAGGACAAGATGAGACCAGTATCactctgcagtggaataaaGTCAACAACAATGTCAGCTTTACTCTCCAGTTTGATGGAACAGAGATAAACATCACTGCACCAGATGGAGATGGACCAGTAACTCACACAATCTCATCTCTCACTGCTGGAACCAAAtacacattcactctcttctctgtgtttgaggacGTCAGAAGCAGTGGAGTAAGTGTTACTGCAGTCACTG ctcctTCAAACACAGGAGGCTTCAGATCAACAGGACAAGATGAGACCAGTATCactctgcagtggaataaaGTCAACAACAATGTCAGCTTTACTCTCCAGTTTGATGGAACAGAGATAAACATCACTGCACCAGATGGAGATGGACCAGTAACTCACACAGTCTCATCTCTCACTGCTGGAACCAAAtacacattcactctcttctctgtgtttgaggacGTCAGAAGCAGTGGAGTAAGCGTTACTGCAGTCACTG ctcctTCAAACACAGGAGGCTTCAGGTCAACAGGACAAGATGAGACCAGTATCactctgcagtggaataaaGTCAACAACAATGTCAGCTTTACTCTCCAGTTTGATGGAACAGAGATAAACATCACTGCACCAGATGGAGATGGACCAGTAACTCACACAGTCTCATCTCTCACTGCTGGAACCAAAtacacattcactctcttctctgtgtttgaggacGTCAGAAGCAGTGGAGTAAGTGTTACTGCAGTCACTG ctcctTCAAACACAGGAGGCTTCAGATCAACAGGACAAGATGAGACCAGTATCactctgcagtggaataaaGTCAACAACAATGTCAGCTTTACTCTCCAGTTTGATGGAACAGAGATAAACATCACTGCACCAGATGGAGATGGACCAGTAACTCACACAGTCTCATCTCTCACTGCTGGAACCAAAtacacattcactctcttctctgtgtttgaggacGTCAGAAGCAGTGGAGTAAGCGTTACTGCAGTCACTG ctcctTCAAACACAGGAGGCTTCAGGTCAACAGGACAAGATGAGACCAGTATCactctgcagtggaataaaGTCAACAACAATGTCAGCTTTACTCTCCAGTTTGATGGAACAGAGATAAACATCACTGCACCAGATGGAGATGGACCAGTAACTCACACAATCTCATCTCTCACTGCTGGAACCAAAtacacattcactctcttctctgtgtttgaggacGTCAGAAGCAGTGGAGTAAGTGTTACTGCAGTCACTG ctcctTCAAACACAGGAGGCTTCAGATCAACAGGACAAGATGAGACCAGTATCactctgcagtggaataaaGTCAACAACAATGTCAGCTTTACTCTCCAGTTTGATGGAACAGAGATAAACATCACTGCACCAGATGGAGATGGACCAGTAACTCACACAGTCTCATCTCTCACTGCTGGAACCAAAtacacattcactctcttctctgtgtttgaggacGTCAGAAGCAGTGGAGTAAGCGTTACTGCAGTCACTG ctcctTCAAATGCAGGAAACTTCAGGTCAACAGGACAAGATGAGACCAGTATCactctgcagtggaataaaGTCAACAACAATGTCAGCTATATTCTCCAGTTCGATGGTACAGAGATAAACATCACTGCACCAGATGGAGATGGACCAGTAACTCACACAGTCTCATCTCTCACTGCTGGAACCAAAtacacattcactctcttctctgtgctTGAGGACATCAGAAGCAGTGGAGTAAGCTTTACTGCAGTCACTG ctcctTCAAACACAGGAGGCTTCAGGTCAACAGGACAAGATGAGACCAGTATCactctgcagtggaataaaGTCAACAACAATGTCAGCTTTACTCTCCAGTTTGATGGTACAGAGATAAACATCACTGCACCAGATGGAGATGGACCAGTAACTCACACAGTCTCATCTCTCACTGCTGGAACCAAAtacacattcactctcttctctgtgtttgaggacGTCAGAAGCAGTGGAGTAAGCGTTACTGCAGTCACTG ctcctTCAAACACAGGAGGCTTCAGGTCAACAGGACAAGATGAGACCAGTATCactctgcagtggaataaaGTCAACAACAATGTCAGCTTTACTCTCCAGTTTGATGGAACAGAGATAAACATCACTGCACCAGATGGAGATGGACCAGTAACTCACACAGTCTCATCTCTCACTGCTGGAACCAAAtacacattcactctcttctctgtgtttgaggacATCAGAAGCAGTGGAGTAAGCTTTACTGCAGTCACTG
- the LOC108888791 gene encoding uncharacterized protein LOC108888791 isoform X17 — protein sequence MMFSSEVYNMDYGLIIFLLTGALVSVASAQTRQYHFVSTPLNWTEAQSFCRQVYTDLATIENTADVSAVNATTSNYTGQAWIGLYDDLVNSWRWSLDNSSFYGEGETEFRNWDLNPVQPNNQLGQQYCVVLYGGRLGTWGDTECSMELQFVCYAGIENGTLVYVIIDNQVNWTQAQRFCRENYVDLASIRNQTENDIITSISNGRFVWIGLYRNNLWSDGSTSLFRNWAAGQPDSGTDNCFTTSFSGSGQWSDDDCSLSLPFICFRTIPPNAEGFRSTGQDETSITLQWNKVNNNVSYILQFDGTEINITAPDGDGPVTHTVSSLTAGTKYTFTLFSVFEDVRSSGVSFTAVTVPSNAGGFRSTGQDETSITLQWNKVNNNVSFTLQFDGTEINITAPDGDGPVTHTVSSLTAATKYTFTLFSVFEDVRSSGVSVTAVTAPSNTGGFRSTGQDETSITLQWNKVNNNVSFTLQFDGTEINITAPDGDGPVTHTVSSLTAGTKYTFTLFSVFEDVRSSGVSVTAVTAPSNTGGFRSTGQDETSITLQWNKVNNNVSFTLQFDGTEINITAPDGDGPVTHTVSSLTAGTKYTFTLFSVFEDVRSSGVSVTAVTAPSNTGGFRSTGQDETSITLQWNKVNNNVSFTLQFDGTEINITAPDGDGPVTHTVSSLTAGTKYTFTLFSVFEDVRSSGVSVTAVTAPSNTGGFRSTGQDETSITLQWNKVNNNVSFTLQFDGTEINITAPDGDGPVTHTVSSLTAGTKYTFTLFSVFEDVRSSGVSVTAVTAPSNTGGFRSTGQDETSITLQWNKVNNNVSFTLQFDGTEINITAPDGDGPVTHTISSLTAGTKYTFTLFSVFEDVRSSGVSVTAVTAPSNTGGFRSTGQDETSITLQWNKVNNNVSFTLQFDGTEINITAPDGDGPVTHTVSSLTAGTKYTFTLFSVFEDVRSSGVSVTAVTAPSNTGGFRSTGQDETSITLQWNKVNNNVSFTLQFDGTEINITAPDGDGPVTHTVSSLTAGTKYTFTLFSVFEDVRSSGVSVTAVTAPSNTGGFRSTGQDETSITLQWNKVNNNVSFTLQFDGTEINITAPDGDGPVTHTVSSLTAGTKYTFTLFSVFEDVRSSGVSVTAVTAPSNTGGFRSTGQDETSITLQWNKVNNNVSFTLQFDGTEINITAPDGDGPVTHTVSSLTAGTKYTFTLFSVFEDVRSSGVSVTAVTAPSNTGGFRSTGQDETSITLQWNKVNNNVSFTLQFDGTEINITAPDGDGPVTHTVSSLTAGTKYTFTLFSVFEDVRSSGVSVTAVTAPSNTGGFRSTGQDETSITLQWNKVNNNVSFTLQFDGTEINITAPDGDGPVTHTISSLTAGTKYTFTLFSVFEDVRSSGVSVTAVTAPSNTGGFRSTGQDETSITLQWNKVNNNVSFTLQFDGTEINITAPDGDGPVTHTVSSLTAGTKYTFTLFSVFEDVRSSGVSVTAVTAPSNAGNFRSTGQDETSITLQWNKVNNNVSYILQFDGTEINITAPDGDGPVTHTVSSLTAGTKYTFTLFSVLEDIRSSGVSFTAVTAPSNTGGFRSTGQDETSITLQWNKVNNNVSFTLQFDGTEINITAPDGDGPVTHTVSSLTAGTKYTFTLFSVFEDVRSSGVSVTAVTAPSNAGNFRSTGQDETSITLQWNKVNNNVSYILQFDGTEINITAPDGDGPVTHTVSSLTAGTKYTFTLFSVFEDVRSSGVSFTAVTGEILNFFSVLLM from the exons ATGATG ttttcttCAGAGGTTTATAACATGGATTATGGGCTGATCATCTTTTTGCTCACAG gaGCATTGGTCAGTGTTGCCTCTGCCCAAACTCGTCAGTATCACTTTGTGAGCACGCCACTGAACtggactgaagctcagagctTCTGCCGACAGGTCTATACTGACCTGGCCACCATagaaaacacagctgatgtCAGTGCCGTTAATGCTACTACATCAAACTACACAG GCCAGGCTTGGATAGGTCTCTATGATGATTTGGTAAACAGCTGGAGATGGTCCCTGGATAACAGCAGCTTCTAtggagaaggagaaacagagtTTAGAAATTGGGATTTGAATCCTGTTCAGCCCAACAATCAACTAGGACAACAGTACTGTGTGGTATTATATGGTGGCCGTTTGGGCACATGGGGAGACACTGAATGCAGCATGGAACTTCAGTTTGTGTGCTATGCTG GCATAGAAAATGGCACACTGGTCTATGTTATAATTGACAATCAGGTGAATTGGACTCAAGCTCAGAGATTCTGCAGGGAGAATTATGTTGACCTAGCCAG TATAAGaaatcagacagaaaatgacatcATCACAAGCATATCAAATGGGAGATTTGTGTGGATTGGTCTGTACCGGAATAACCTGTGGTCTGATGGGAGCACCTCTCTGTTTCGAAACTGGGCCGCTGGACAGCCAGACTCTGGGACAGATAACTGTTTCACCACATCATTCAGTGGCTCAGGACAGTGGTCAGATGATGATTGCTCCCTCAGCTTGCCATTCATCTGTTTCAGAACAA TTCCACCCAACGCAGAAGGCTTCAGATCAACAGGACAAGATGAGACCAGTATCactctgcagtggaataaaGTCAACAACAATGTCAGCTATATTCTCCAGTTTGATGGGACAGAGATAAACATCACTGCACCAGATGGAGATGGACCAGTAACTCACACAGTCTCATCTCTCACTGCTGGAACCAAAtacacattcactctcttctctgtgtttgaggacGTCAGAAGCAGTGGAGTAAGCTTTACTGCAGTCACTG TTCCTTCAAATGCAGGAGGCTTCAGGTCAACAGGACAAGATGAGACCAGTATCactctgcagtggaataaaGTCAACAACAATGTCAGCTTTACTCTCCAGTTTGATGGTACAGAGATAAACATCACTGCACCAGATGGAGATGGACCAGTAACTCACACAGTCTCATCTCTCACTGCTGCAACCAAAtacacattcactctcttctctgtgtttgaggacGTCAGAAGCAGTGGAGTAAGCGTTACTGCAGTCACTG ctcctTCAAACACAGGAGGCTTCAGGTCAACAGGACAAGATGAGACCAGTATCactctgcagtggaataaaGTCAACAACAATGTCAGCTTTACTCTCCAGTTTGATGGAACAGAGATAAACATCACTGCACCAGATGGAGATGGACCAGTAACTCACACAGTCTCATCTCTCACTGCTGGAACCAAAtacacattcactctcttctctgtgtttgaggacGTCAGAAGCAGTGGAGTAAGCGTTACTGCAGTCACTG ctcctTCAAACACAGGAGGCTTCAGGTCAACAGGACAAGATGAGACCAGTATCactctgcagtggaataaaGTCAACAACAATGTCAGCTTTACTCTCCAGTTTGATGGAACAGAGATAAACATCACTGCACCAGATGGAGATGGACCAGTAACTCACACAGTCTCATCTCTCACTGCTGGAACCAAAtacacattcactctcttctctgtgtttgaggacGTCAGAAGCAGTGGAGTAAGCGTTACTGCAGTCACTG ctcctTCAAACACAGGAGGCTTCAGGTCAACAGGACAAGATGAGACCAGTATCactctgcagtggaataaaGTCAACAACAATGTCAGCTTTACTCTCCAGTTTGATGGAACAGAGATAAACATCACTGCACCAGATGGAGATGGACCAGTAACTCACACAGTCTCATCTCTCACTGCTGGAACCAAAtacacattcactctcttctctgtgtttgaggacGTCAGAAGCAGTGGAGTAAGTGTTACTGCAGTCACTG ctcctTCAAACACAGGAGGCTTCAGATCAACAGGACAAGATGAGACCAGTATCactctgcagtggaataaaGTCAACAACAATGTCAGCTTTACTCTCCAGTTTGATGGAACAGAGATAAACATCACTGCACCAGATGGAGATGGACCAGTAACTCACACAGTCTCATCTCTCACTGCTGGAACCAAAtacacattcactctcttctctgtgtttgaggacGTCAGAAGCAGTGGAGTAAGCGTTACTGCAGTCACTG ctcctTCAAACACAGGAGGCTTCAGGTCAACAGGACAAGATGAGACCAGTATCactctgcagtggaataaaGTCAACAACAATGTCAGCTTTACTCTCCAGTTTGATGGAACAGAGATAAACATCACTGCACCAGATGGAGATGGACCAGTAACTCACACAATCTCATCTCTCACTGCTGGAACCAAAtacacattcactctcttctctgtgtttgaggacGTCAGAAGCAGTGGAGTAAGTGTTACTGCAGTCACTG ctcctTCAAACACAGGAGGCTTCAGATCAACAGGACAAGATGAGACCAGTATCactctgcagtggaataaaGTCAACAACAATGTCAGCTTTACTCTCCAGTTTGATGGAACAGAGATAAACATCACTGCACCAGATGGAGATGGACCAGTAACTCACACAGTCTCATCTCTCACTGCTGGAACCAAAtacacattcactctcttctctgtgtttgaggacGTCAGAAGCAGTGGAGTAAGCGTTACTGCAGTCACTG ctcctTCAAACACAGGAGGCTTCAGGTCAACAGGACAAGATGAGACCAGTATCactctgcagtggaataaaGTCAACAACAATGTCAGCTTTACTCTCCAGTTTGATGGAACAGAGATAAACATCACTGCACCAGATGGAGATGGACCAGTAACTCACACAGTCTCATCTCTCACTGCTGGAACCAAAtacacattcactctcttctctgtgtttgaggacGTCAGAAGCAGTGGAGTAAGCGTTACTGCAGTCACTG ctcctTCAAACACAGGAGGCTTCAGGTCAACAGGACAAGATGAGACCAGTATCactctgcagtggaataaaGTCAACAACAATGTCAGCTTTACTCTCCAGTTTGATGGAACAGAGATAAACATCACTGCACCAGATGGAGATGGACCAGTAACTCACACAGTCTCATCTCTCACTGCTGGAACCAAAtacacattcactctcttctctgtgtttgaggacGTCAGAAGCAGTGGAGTAAGCGTTACTGCAGTCACTG ctcctTCAAACACAGGAGGCTTCAGGTCAACAGGACAAGATGAGACCAGTATCactctgcagtggaataaaGTCAACAACAATGTCAGCTTTACTCTCCAGTTTGATGGAACAGAGATAAACATCACTGCACCAGATGGAGATGGACCAGTAACTCACACAGTCTCATCTCTCACTGCTGGAACCAAAtacacattcactctcttctctgtgtttgaggacGTCAGAAGCAGTGGAGTAAGTGTTACTGCAGTCACTG ctcctTCAAACACAGGAGGCTTCAGATCAACAGGACAAGATGAGACCAGTATCactctgcagtggaataaaGTCAACAACAATGTCAGCTTTACTCTCCAGTTTGATGGAACAGAGATAAACATCACTGCACCAGATGGAGATGGACCAGTAACTCACACAGTCTCATCTCTCACTGCTGGAACCAAAtacacattcactctcttctctgtgtttgaggacGTCAGAAGCAGTGGAGTAAGCGTTACTGCAGTCACTG ctcctTCAAACACAGGAGGCTTCAGGTCAACAGGACAAGATGAGACCAGTATCactctgcagtggaataaaGTCAACAACAATGTCAGCTTTACTCTCCAGTTTGATGGAACAGAGATAAACATCACTGCACCAGATGGAGATGGACCAGTAACTCACACAATCTCATCTCTCACTGCTGGAACCAAAtacacattcactctcttctctgtgtttgaggacGTCAGAAGCAGTGGAGTAAGTGTTACTGCAGTCACTG ctcctTCAAACACAGGAGGCTTCAGATCAACAGGACAAGATGAGACCAGTATCactctgcagtggaataaaGTCAACAACAATGTCAGCTTTACTCTCCAGTTTGATGGAACAGAGATAAACATCACTGCACCAGATGGAGATGGACCAGTAACTCACACAGTCTCATCTCTCACTGCTGGAACCAAAtacacattcactctcttctctgtgtttgaggacGTCAGAAGCAGTGGAGTAAGCGTTACTGCAGTCACTG ctcctTCAAATGCAGGAAACTTCAGGTCAACAGGACAAGATGAGACCAGTATCactctgcagtggaataaaGTCAACAACAATGTCAGCTATATTCTCCAGTTCGATGGTACAGAGATAAACATCACTGCACCAGATGGAGATGGACCAGTAACTCACACAGTCTCATCTCTCACTGCTGGAACCAAAtacacattcactctcttctctgtgctTGAGGACATCAGAAGCAGTGGAGTAAGCTTTACTGCAGTCACTG ctcctTCAAACACAGGAGGCTTCAGGTCAACAGGACAAGATGAGACCAGTATCactctgcagtggaataaaGTCAACAACAATGTCAGCTTTACTCTCCAGTTTGATGGTACAGAGATAAACATCACTGCACCAGATGGAGATGGACCAGTAACTCACACAGTCTCATCTCTCACTGCTGGAACCAAAtacacattcactctcttctctgtgtttgaggacGTCAGAAGCAGTGGAGTAAGCGTTACTGCAGTCACTG